One genomic segment of Amycolatopsis granulosa includes these proteins:
- a CDS encoding acetyl-CoA carboxylase biotin carboxylase subunit — protein sequence MFDTVLIANRGEIAVRVISTLRRLGIRSVAVYSDADADARHVHEADTAIRIGPAEATHSYLSIPDIVRAAVDSGAQAVHPGYGFLAENAEFAAACEKAGLTFIGPPPGAIDAMGDKIRAKATVSAAGVPVVPGLSDVDDFAKAADEVGYPLLLKPSAGGGGKGMRLVHEPGELAAAVESAQREARAAFGDDRLLLERFVTTPRHIEIQVLADAHGTVLHLGERECSLQRRHQKIIEEAPSVLLDERTRARMGAAAVEAARSVGYVGAGTVEFIVSARKPDEFFFMEMNTRLQVEHPVTELVTGLDLVEWQVRVAAGEPLTLTQDDIRLDGHAIEARVYAEDPARGFVPTGGTVLALDEPRGQGVRVDSSLAEGSVVGSNYDPMLAKVIAWGPDRAAALHRLDRALAGTAVLGVPTNVTFLRALLGDPDVRAGNLDTGLVERRLDELVGSAVPAEFFVAAAMDRLLGLVPAGTSDPWAVPSGWRLGGPGGVRFRLRAGDTEALVTVEGSPDDARVTVDGGEPVPVSARRTGNRLEVHYDGEFRRYLRADAPRDRVWLGRDGHGVVVGERPNLLATHGEANEAGPVTSPMPGTVLVVKVAQGDVVRAGAPLLVVEAMKMEHTLVAPVDGVVDELRVQVGQQVALDETLAVVKEQK from the coding sequence ATGTTCGACACCGTCCTCATCGCCAACCGCGGCGAGATCGCGGTTCGCGTCATCAGCACCCTGCGGCGCCTGGGTATCCGCTCGGTCGCGGTCTACAGCGACGCCGACGCGGACGCGCGGCACGTGCACGAGGCCGACACCGCGATCCGCATCGGACCCGCTGAGGCCACCCACAGCTACCTGTCCATCCCGGACATCGTCCGGGCCGCCGTGGACTCCGGCGCGCAGGCCGTCCACCCCGGATACGGCTTCCTCGCCGAGAACGCCGAGTTCGCCGCCGCGTGCGAGAAGGCCGGGCTCACGTTCATCGGGCCGCCGCCGGGCGCGATCGACGCCATGGGCGACAAGATCCGCGCCAAGGCCACGGTCTCCGCGGCCGGTGTCCCCGTCGTGCCCGGTCTGTCCGATGTGGACGACTTCGCGAAGGCGGCCGACGAGGTCGGCTACCCGTTGCTGCTCAAGCCGTCCGCGGGCGGTGGCGGCAAGGGCATGCGGCTGGTACACGAGCCCGGTGAACTCGCCGCCGCGGTCGAGTCCGCGCAGCGCGAGGCCCGCGCCGCGTTCGGCGACGACCGCCTGCTGCTGGAACGGTTCGTCACCACGCCGCGGCACATCGAGATCCAGGTGCTCGCCGACGCCCACGGCACGGTCCTGCACCTCGGTGAGCGCGAGTGCAGCCTGCAGCGCCGGCACCAGAAAATCATCGAGGAGGCGCCGTCGGTGCTGCTCGACGAGCGGACCCGGGCGCGGATGGGCGCCGCCGCCGTGGAAGCGGCCCGCTCGGTCGGGTACGTCGGCGCCGGCACCGTCGAGTTCATCGTCTCGGCGCGCAAGCCGGACGAGTTCTTCTTCATGGAGATGAACACGCGGCTGCAGGTCGAGCACCCGGTGACGGAGCTGGTGACCGGGCTGGACCTGGTCGAGTGGCAGGTGCGCGTCGCCGCGGGCGAGCCGCTCACGCTGACCCAGGACGACATCCGGCTCGACGGTCACGCCATCGAGGCCCGCGTCTACGCCGAGGACCCGGCCCGCGGGTTCGTGCCGACCGGCGGCACCGTGCTGGCGCTCGACGAGCCGCGCGGCCAGGGTGTCCGCGTGGACTCCTCGCTCGCGGAGGGGTCGGTCGTCGGGTCGAACTACGACCCGATGCTCGCCAAGGTGATCGCGTGGGGCCCGGACCGGGCCGCCGCGCTGCACCGGCTCGACCGCGCCCTGGCGGGCACGGCCGTGCTGGGCGTGCCGACCAACGTGACCTTCCTGCGTGCGCTGCTGGGCGACCCCGACGTGCGGGCCGGGAACCTGGACACCGGGCTCGTCGAGCGCCGGCTCGACGAGCTGGTCGGCTCGGCGGTGCCCGCGGAGTTCTTCGTCGCGGCCGCGATGGACCGGCTGCTCGGTCTGGTGCCGGCCGGCACCTCCGATCCGTGGGCAGTGCCCAGCGGGTGGCGGCTGGGCGGCCCGGGCGGGGTCCGGTTCCGGTTGCGTGCCGGGGACACCGAGGCGCTGGTCACGGTCGAGGGCTCGCCGGACGACGCCCGGGTCACTGTGGACGGTGGCGAGCCGGTGCCGGTGTCCGCCCGGCGCACGGGCAACCGGCTCGAGGTGCACTACGACGGCGAGTTCCGGCGGTACCTGCGCGCCGACGCACCGCGGGACCGGGTGTGGCTCGGCCGGGACGGGCACGGCGTCGTCGTCGGGGAACGGCCCAACCTGCTCGCCACGCACGGCGAGGCGAACGAGGCGGGACCGGTGACGAGCCCGATGCCGGGCACGGTCCTGGTGGTCAAGGTCGCGCAGGGCGACGTGGTGCGCGCGGGCGCGCCGCTGCTGGTCGTCGAGGCGATGAAGATGGAACACACGCTGGTCGCCCCGGTCGACGGCGTGGTCGACGAACTCCGCGTCCAGGTGGGCCAGCAGGTGGCCCTCGACGAGACGCTCGCGGTGGTCAAGGAGCAGAAATGA
- a CDS encoding acyl-CoA dehydrogenase family protein, which yields MIDFRLGEEYEALRKTVQDFAQSEVAPVIGGFYEREEFPYEIVRGMARMGLFGLPFPEEYGGMGGDYFALCLALEELARVDSSVAITLEAGVSLGAMPLYRFGSAEQKAKWLPALCAGDALGAFGLTEPGGGSDAGATRTSAKLDGGEWVINGSKSFITNSGTDITQLVTVTAVTGEKPGGGKEISAIIVPSGTPGFTVAPKYSKVGWNASDTHELSFTDCRVPAENLLGERGRGYAQFLSILDEGRVAIAALSVGLAQGCVDECLRYAGEREAFGHRIGEYQAIQFKIADMEVRAHTARLAYYAAASKMLRGEPFKKEASIAKLVASNAAMDNARDATQIFGGYGFMNEFPVGRFYRDAKILEVGEGTSEVQRMLIARELGLR from the coding sequence ATGATCGACTTCCGGCTCGGCGAAGAGTACGAGGCGCTGCGCAAGACCGTGCAGGACTTCGCGCAGTCCGAGGTGGCCCCCGTGATCGGCGGCTTCTACGAGCGGGAGGAGTTCCCGTACGAGATCGTCCGCGGCATGGCGCGGATGGGCCTGTTCGGACTGCCGTTCCCGGAGGAGTACGGCGGGATGGGCGGCGACTACTTCGCGCTGTGCCTCGCGCTGGAGGAACTGGCCCGGGTCGACTCGTCGGTGGCGATCACCCTGGAGGCGGGCGTGTCGCTGGGCGCGATGCCGCTCTACCGGTTCGGCTCCGCCGAGCAGAAGGCGAAGTGGCTGCCCGCGCTGTGCGCCGGTGACGCGCTGGGCGCGTTCGGCCTGACCGAGCCCGGTGGCGGTTCCGACGCCGGCGCGACCCGCACGAGCGCGAAGCTGGACGGCGGCGAGTGGGTGATCAACGGCAGCAAGTCGTTCATCACCAACTCCGGCACCGACATCACCCAGCTGGTCACCGTCACCGCGGTGACCGGCGAGAAACCCGGTGGTGGCAAGGAGATCTCGGCGATCATCGTGCCGTCCGGCACGCCCGGGTTCACGGTGGCGCCGAAGTACTCGAAGGTCGGCTGGAACGCCTCGGACACCCACGAGCTGTCCTTCACCGACTGCCGGGTGCCCGCGGAGAACCTGCTCGGCGAACGCGGCCGCGGGTACGCCCAGTTCCTGTCCATCCTGGACGAGGGCCGGGTCGCGATCGCGGCGCTGAGCGTGGGGCTCGCGCAGGGTTGTGTCGACGAGTGCCTGCGTTACGCGGGGGAGCGGGAGGCGTTCGGCCACCGCATCGGCGAGTACCAGGCGATCCAGTTCAAGATCGCCGACATGGAGGTCCGCGCCCACACCGCCCGGCTGGCCTACTACGCGGCCGCGTCGAAGATGCTGCGCGGTGAGCCGTTCAAGAAGGAGGCCTCGATCGCCAAGCTGGTCGCCTCGAACGCGGCGATGGACAACGCGCGGGACGCGACGCAGATCTTCGGCGGTTACGGCTTCATGAACGAGTTCCCCGTCGGCCGGTTCTACCGGGACGCGAAGATCCTCGAGGTGGGGGAGGGCACCAGCGAGGTGCAGCGCATGCTGATCGCCCGCGAGCTGGGTCTTCGCTGA
- a CDS encoding SigE family RNA polymerase sigma factor: protein MDEDFAEFVRAALPGLLRYGHLLTGNPHDAADLVQIVLEKIGARWGALRSGESPLPYVKRAMANTNISRWRGRRRENLVADIPEPPPFMQPDRLENEPLWQALAALPPRQRTVLVLRYYEGLSEAEIADAMRISRGTVKSQASKALASLRGRLGSLVGAEL from the coding sequence GTGGACGAGGATTTCGCGGAGTTCGTGCGGGCGGCATTGCCCGGGCTGCTCCGCTACGGGCACCTGCTCACCGGCAACCCGCACGACGCGGCCGACCTGGTGCAGATCGTCCTGGAGAAGATCGGCGCCCGCTGGGGCGCGTTGCGCAGCGGTGAGAGCCCGCTGCCGTACGTGAAGCGGGCCATGGCGAACACGAACATCAGCCGGTGGCGCGGCAGGCGGCGGGAGAACCTGGTGGCCGACATCCCGGAACCGCCACCGTTCATGCAGCCCGACCGTCTCGAGAACGAGCCGTTGTGGCAGGCTCTCGCCGCACTGCCACCGAGGCAGCGGACAGTTCTGGTACTGCGGTACTACGAGGGGTTGTCCGAGGCCGAGATCGCGGACGCGATGCGGATCAGCCGGGGGACGGTGAAGAGTCAGGCCAGCAAGGCGCTGGCCAGCCTGCGCGGAAGGTTGGGGAGCCTGGTGGGGGCCGAGTTGTGA
- a CDS encoding SDR family oxidoreductase yields the protein MFGMATMQGKVIVITGGAQGIGATTAAALVRLGARVAIGDLDPVLAEKTASELGGGTIALPLDVTDHAGFTAFLDEVERRLGPIDVLINNAGVMLLSPLADEDDAATTRQIDVNLGAVIHGTREAVRRMRPRGRGHIVNVASMAGKAGFPGAATYCATKHAVVGLSEAVRQELRGSGVDISCVMPAVVRTHLADGLPETKLFPSLRPEDVAAAIVATVRKPRFDVFVPKSLDLTGRVSRLVPRAAAEWFMRAIGADKVFTQAHAGARAEYEARVRRA from the coding sequence ATGTTCGGCATGGCAACGATGCAAGGCAAGGTCATCGTGATCACCGGCGGCGCGCAGGGCATCGGCGCCACCACGGCCGCCGCCCTGGTGCGGCTGGGTGCGCGGGTCGCGATCGGTGACCTGGACCCGGTCCTCGCCGAGAAGACCGCGAGCGAACTGGGCGGCGGCACGATCGCCCTGCCGCTGGACGTCACCGACCACGCGGGCTTCACCGCGTTCCTGGACGAGGTCGAGCGCCGCCTCGGCCCGATCGACGTCCTGATCAACAACGCCGGTGTCATGCTGCTCTCGCCGCTGGCGGACGAGGACGACGCGGCCACCACCCGGCAGATCGACGTCAACCTCGGCGCGGTCATCCACGGCACCCGCGAGGCGGTCCGGCGGATGCGGCCGCGCGGCCGGGGCCACATCGTCAACGTCGCCTCCATGGCGGGCAAGGCCGGGTTCCCCGGCGCGGCGACCTACTGCGCGACCAAGCACGCGGTGGTCGGTCTGTCCGAAGCGGTACGACAGGAGCTGCGCGGGTCGGGAGTGGACATTTCGTGCGTGATGCCCGCGGTCGTCCGCACCCACCTCGCCGACGGGCTGCCGGAGACGAAGCTGTTCCCGTCGCTGCGGCCGGAAGACGTGGCCGCGGCGATCGTGGCGACGGTGCGCAAGCCGCGCTTCGACGTGTTCGTCCCGAAGTCGCTCGACCTGACCGGCCGGGTCAGCCGGCTGGTGCCGCGCGCGGCCGCCGAGTGGTTCATGCGCGCGATCGGCGCGGACAAGGTGTTCACGCAGGCCCACGCGGGCGCGCGGGCGGAGTACGAGGCCAGGGTGCGGCGGGCGTGA
- a CDS encoding alpha/beta fold hydrolase has product MVVPGVAALAANALGVLRGGLADLRPVPRVLVDQGPNRSLYRMTPSADGDPVLLVPPLAAPALCFDLRRGCSLAEHLVERGRRTYLVDYGTVAFADRRLGIEHWIDEVLPRAIRKVSEDSGGRRVHLVAWCLGGLFALLTTADRPDLPVQSITTVASPVDFTAIPLVAPFRPLVDITGGYLLTPLYRMLGGAPSYVVERVFWATGIDKQLTKPLAILQNLGDRDYLAQIEAVDHFMDNMIAYPGRTFGQMYHRFFRANDLVEGGLDLNGRIISLSGVKVPTLVIAGRNDTIAPRRAVERLVTLLENAPEVRFESAPGGHLGVLTGRRARDTTWRHIDTFLDEQLSS; this is encoded by the coding sequence ATGGTGGTTCCCGGAGTGGCCGCGCTGGCCGCCAACGCGCTCGGCGTGCTGCGCGGCGGTCTCGCCGACCTGCGACCGGTGCCGCGGGTGCTGGTCGACCAGGGCCCGAACCGGTCGCTGTACCGGATGACGCCGTCCGCGGACGGCGACCCGGTCCTGCTGGTGCCGCCGCTGGCCGCGCCCGCGCTGTGCTTCGACCTCCGCCGCGGTTGCAGCCTCGCCGAGCACCTGGTCGAGCGGGGCCGGCGCACGTACCTCGTGGACTACGGCACGGTCGCCTTCGCCGACCGGCGACTGGGTATCGAGCACTGGATCGACGAGGTGCTGCCGCGAGCGATCCGGAAGGTCAGCGAGGACTCCGGCGGCCGCCGCGTGCACCTGGTCGCCTGGTGCCTGGGCGGGCTGTTCGCCCTGCTGACCACCGCGGACCGGCCCGACCTGCCGGTGCAGTCGATCACCACGGTGGCCTCGCCGGTCGATTTCACCGCGATCCCGCTGGTCGCGCCGTTCCGGCCGTTGGTGGACATCACCGGCGGCTATCTGCTGACCCCGCTGTACCGGATGCTCGGCGGCGCACCGTCCTATGTGGTGGAGCGCGTGTTCTGGGCGACGGGCATCGACAAGCAGCTCACCAAGCCGCTGGCGATCCTGCAGAACCTGGGTGACCGGGACTACCTCGCGCAGATCGAGGCGGTCGACCACTTCATGGACAACATGATCGCCTACCCGGGCCGCACGTTCGGGCAGATGTACCACCGGTTCTTCCGGGCGAACGACCTCGTCGAGGGCGGGCTGGACCTCAACGGGCGGATCATTTCGCTGTCCGGCGTGAAGGTGCCGACGCTGGTGATCGCGGGCCGCAACGACACGATCGCCCCACGGCGCGCCGTGGAGCGCCTGGTGACGTTGCTGGAGAACGCGCCGGAGGTCCGGTTCGAGTCCGCGCCCGGCGGGCACCTGGGCGTGCTGACCGGCCGCCGCGCCCGGGACACGACGTGGCGGCACATCGACACGTTCCTGGACGAGCAGCTGTCGTCCTAG
- a CDS encoding acyl-CoA dehydrogenase family protein yields the protein MINLETPKKARALINQAYQAASEVLRPISRKYDRAEHEYPVELDMFAAVLDGLNSSGEGGAGAAGVRRNEKEKETGNRNGGNLATVLGTIEMCWGDVGLLLSMPRQGLGNAAIASVANDEQLKRFAKVWAAMAITEPGTGSDSANITTTATEDGDSYVLNGEKIFVTSGARADAVVVWATLDRSVGRAAIKSFVVEKGTPGFEVVRLEHKLGIRASDTAVLRFDNCRVPKENLLGSPEINTSKGFAGVMQTFDNTRPLVAAMAVGLARAALEETARILAEAGVVVDYDRPAHHQHAAAAAYLELEADYEAAYLLTLESAWMADNRKPNSLQASMAKAKAGRSVVDITLKCVELAGTLGYTEEMLLEKWARDSKILDIFEGTQQIQQLIVARRLLGKTSAELK from the coding sequence ATGATCAATCTGGAAACCCCGAAGAAGGCCCGGGCGCTGATCAACCAGGCGTACCAGGCGGCGTCGGAAGTGCTGCGCCCCATCTCCCGCAAGTACGACCGCGCGGAGCACGAGTACCCGGTCGAGCTGGACATGTTCGCCGCGGTGCTGGACGGGCTGAACTCCTCCGGCGAGGGCGGCGCCGGCGCCGCGGGCGTGCGGCGCAACGAGAAGGAGAAGGAGACCGGGAACCGCAACGGCGGCAACCTGGCGACCGTGCTCGGCACGATCGAGATGTGCTGGGGTGACGTCGGCCTGCTGCTGTCGATGCCGCGGCAGGGGCTGGGCAACGCGGCGATCGCCTCGGTGGCCAACGACGAGCAGCTCAAGCGGTTCGCGAAGGTGTGGGCCGCGATGGCGATCACCGAGCCGGGCACCGGTTCGGACTCGGCGAACATCACCACGACGGCCACCGAGGACGGCGACAGCTACGTCCTCAACGGCGAGAAGATCTTCGTGACCTCCGGTGCCCGCGCCGACGCCGTGGTCGTCTGGGCCACTTTGGACAGAAGCGTCGGCCGCGCGGCGATCAAGTCGTTCGTGGTGGAGAAGGGCACGCCGGGTTTCGAGGTGGTGCGGCTGGAGCACAAGCTCGGGATCCGCGCGTCGGACACGGCGGTGCTGCGGTTCGACAACTGCCGCGTGCCCAAGGAGAACCTGCTGGGGTCGCCGGAGATCAACACGTCCAAGGGGTTCGCGGGGGTCATGCAGACCTTCGACAACACGCGTCCCCTGGTCGCGGCGATGGCGGTCGGCCTGGCACGTGCGGCATTGGAGGAGACGGCGCGAATCCTGGCGGAGGCCGGCGTGGTCGTCGACTACGACCGCCCCGCCCACCACCAGCACGCCGCGGCGGCCGCTTACCTGGAGCTGGAGGCCGACTACGAGGCGGCGTACCTGCTGACCCTGGAGTCGGCGTGGATGGCCGACAACCGCAAGCCGAACTCGCTCCAGGCGTCCATGGCGAAGGCGAAGGCCGGCCGGTCCGTCGTGGACATCACCCTGAAGTGCGTGGAGCTGGCCGGCACCCTCGGTTACACGGAGGAGATGCTCCTCGAGAAGTGGGCGCGGGACTCGAAGATCCTCGACATCTTCGAGGGCACCCAGCAGATCCAGCAGCTCATCGTCGCGCGCCGGTTGCTGGGGAAGACGAGCGCGGAGCTGAAGTAG
- a CDS encoding acyl-CoA dehydrogenase family protein, translating to MGLGLAALSRLAGSRTLERAGLREPVQNLVAAATRNGFKVAGAASRTFTSARRHRGAGTRPAPAEDQGLFDLTPTEDQRMIVETVGEFAAEQLRPAAAGADEKLSPPDGLLTRAAELGVTQIGIPEELGGAGSERSVVTNALVAQALAHGDLGLAVAVLAPSAVSNALVLWGDAQQQADYLPEFVGENVPAAALALLEGKPLFDPFRPATKARRTPGGYQLDGVKSLVPRAAQAELFVVSADLEGRGPALFLVESSTAGVSVEPEPAMGLRGAATGKLHLEQVPLPAGALLGGGSPEVFAEAVRLSRLGWAALATGTAKAVLDYVIPYVNERTAFGEPISHRQAVAFSVADIAIELEGMRLVVLRAAARAEQGKPFAREVALARKLATDKGMRIGSAGVQLLGGHGFVKEHPVERWYRDLRAIGVLEGVVLL from the coding sequence ATGGGCCTTGGCCTGGCCGCCCTCTCCCGGCTCGCGGGCAGCAGGACCCTGGAACGCGCCGGGCTGCGCGAACCGGTGCAGAACCTGGTCGCGGCGGCGACGAGGAACGGCTTCAAGGTCGCGGGCGCGGCGAGCCGGACGTTCACCTCGGCCCGCCGGCACCGTGGTGCCGGGACCCGCCCCGCCCCGGCCGAGGACCAGGGCCTGTTCGACCTCACCCCGACCGAAGACCAGCGGATGATCGTCGAGACGGTGGGCGAGTTCGCGGCCGAGCAGCTGCGGCCCGCCGCCGCCGGGGCCGACGAGAAGCTCAGCCCGCCGGACGGCCTGCTCACCAGGGCCGCCGAGCTGGGCGTGACGCAGATCGGCATCCCGGAGGAGCTGGGCGGCGCCGGCAGCGAGCGGTCGGTGGTCACCAACGCGCTGGTCGCCCAGGCTCTCGCGCACGGCGACCTGGGCCTGGCCGTCGCGGTGCTCGCGCCGTCGGCGGTCAGCAACGCACTCGTGCTGTGGGGCGACGCGCAGCAGCAGGCGGACTACCTGCCCGAGTTCGTCGGCGAGAACGTGCCGGCCGCGGCGCTGGCCCTGCTGGAGGGCAAGCCGCTGTTCGACCCCTTCAGGCCCGCCACCAAGGCCCGCCGCACCCCCGGCGGTTATCAGCTCGACGGCGTCAAGTCGCTGGTCCCGCGCGCCGCCCAGGCCGAGCTGTTCGTCGTGTCGGCCGACCTGGAAGGGCGCGGACCGGCGCTGTTCCTGGTCGAGTCGTCGACCGCGGGCGTGTCCGTGGAGCCCGAGCCGGCCATGGGCCTGCGTGGCGCGGCGACCGGCAAGCTGCACCTGGAGCAGGTGCCGTTGCCCGCGGGCGCGCTGCTGGGCGGCGGCTCGCCGGAGGTGTTCGCCGAAGCCGTCCGCCTGTCCCGGCTGGGCTGGGCCGCGCTGGCCACGGGCACCGCGAAGGCCGTGCTGGACTACGTGATCCCGTACGTGAACGAGCGCACCGCGTTCGGCGAGCCGATCAGCCACCGGCAGGCCGTGGCGTTCTCGGTCGCGGACATCGCGATCGAACTGGAGGGCATGCGCCTGGTCGTGCTGCGTGCCGCGGCACGGGCCGAGCAGGGCAAGCCGTTCGCCCGCGAGGTCGCGCTCGCCCGCAAGCTGGCCACCGACAAGGGCATGCGCATCGGCAGCGCGGGGGTGCAACTGCTCGGCGGGCACGGGTTCGTGAAGGAGCACCCGGTCGAGCGGTGGTACCGCGACCTGCGTGCGATCGGTGTGCTCGAAGGCGTCGTCCTCCTCTGA